A single region of the Brachypodium distachyon strain Bd21 chromosome 3, Brachypodium_distachyon_v3.0, whole genome shotgun sequence genome encodes:
- the LOC100844288 gene encoding ribosomal RNA small subunit methyltransferase nep-1, translating to MGRPYAVKGKKKRKLADASASRAPPVADEAEERQSDGVRAGSERREMGRPHALKGKKNRKLEDGSASRAPPAADEAEEVPPPEEQEGEGAPEEAAEVVEGIPIVPRPVDGKRRPGAIFVLERACLEVGKVGKAMQILNSDDHANYLRKQNRDPADYRPDIIHQALLAIFDSPLTKAGRLQAVYVRTEKGVLFEIKPHVRLPRTFKRFCGLMSQLLQTLSISAVGRREKLLNVIKNPVTQYLPVGARKIGLSYSSVKSVNLFDYVAKSSDDEPLVFVVGAMAHGKIENDYSDDYIQISSYPLSAACCLNRISSALEQKWNIQ from the exons atggggCGGCCGTACGCAgtgaaggggaagaagaagcggaagcTGGCTGACGCCTCGGCTTCGCGTGCCCCTCCGGTCGCCGACGAGGCGGAGGAACGGCAGTCTGACGGAGTGCGTGCGGGAAgcgagaggagagagatggggCGGCCGCACGCAttgaaggggaagaagaatcGGAAGCTGGAAGACGGCTCAGCCTCGCGcgctcctccggccgccgacgaggcggaggaggtgccTCCGCCGGAGGAGCAAGAGGGGGAAGGGGCTCCGGAAGAAGCCGCTGAGGTTGTGGAGGGGATCCCCATCGTGCCCAGGCCGGTGGACGGGAAGCGACGGCCGGGCGCGATCTTCGTGCTCGAGAGGGCCTGCCTCGAGGTCGGCAAAGTCGGCAAG GCTATGCAAATCTTGAACTCGGATGATCACGCTAATTATTTGAGGAAGCAGAACCGCGATCCAGCTGATTATAGGCCAGATATCATTCACCAG GCACTACTAGCAATATTTGATAGCCCTCTAACTAAGGCTGGGAGGTTACAAGCTGTTTATGTTAGGACTGAAAAGGGAGTGTTATTTGAAATCAAGCCTCATGTTCGCTTGCCACGAACATTCAAACGTTTCTGTGGTTTGATGT CACAGTTATTGCAAACATTGAGCATTTCGGCCGTTGGGAGGCGTGAGAAGCTCCTTAATGTTATTAAAAATCCTGTTACCCAGTACCTACCTGTTGGTGCGCGGAAGATCG GTCTCTCATATAGTTCGGTGAAGTCAGTTAATTTGTTCGACTATGTTGCTAAATCCAGTGATGATGAACCCCTTGTGTTTGTG GTTGGTGCCATGGCCCATGGAAAGATTGAAAACGATTACTCGGATGATTATATACAAA TTTCCAGTTACCCTCTCAGTGCTGCCTGTTGCCTAAATCGAATATCCAGTGCCCTGGAGCAGAAGTGGAACATCCAGTGA